ATCGTCgatgatatatatattcttttcaaATACTGTCAGTGTATAAAGTTTAAATGCGTTTTCTAATAAGAAGTAGAAGTGAGCTTACAATCCAGCCAACTTCAATGGCATCACTTAGTCCAGCTTCAAGCCTAACACGAGCTCCACTAAACTGATCTTTTTGAACATTAATTGGTGCATGTATAGTAGTAATCATGCCACCTCCAAGTATTATATTTCTATCAGAACTTGGAATTTGTGTTTCTGCAtactaaaatcaataaataaaaaaattccaaaataagATAATTTATATGCAAATGATTCAAAGTGGACACTTGACGATTTTTATTCAGTGCATATCTGAACTTTACTTTGGTCTAATTACCCTAATTGAACTTGACGAGGTTATCAAATTTCCATGTTCGGGGTAAATTAGGCGAACATAAAGTTCAGGTGTGCACTGAATAAACGTAGGGGTTCAAATTTATTCTGGCAAAAAAAAAGGGGGGTGGGGGGCGGGGGTCAATACACACCTGGTAAGGATTCACATCATCTAGGGAAATTGAGGCCTTAGAATTGGTTATGTTGTTTCCCTACATGAAGTACAAGTACACCTTATGTTAGAGAttcaaaaataggaaaaatttgAGGGGGGAggtattatattaaaaataaatcattttttatgcaTTGACGATGTAAAAATGTTACATATTTGTATGATTAATTTCGATAAAAATTCCCCATAACGTCATAAAAATAATCATGTAAATAGTATTCGATTAGAAGAAATTACTCTCTCTTTGTATTTCTTTGTCCTTTCGACTTACATGACCATTACGATGACTTTTGTCCATGCATTGCATATGTTGGTGTTGAATGAGATCCTCTTTCGTAACTCTTTTAATAGGAACAGTTCCACTAGGACATCCATTGCCTTCCAACCCAATCTTTGAAGGTCTTTCAAAGATCGAAGCCTTTGCATCTATTCTTGATTTGGATAAAGTAGGTTTCATCTGCATCAAATTAAAATACACATATTTTTGTcataaaaattactaaaattgaATATAGAAGTATATACTACAAACATACCTCTGGATGAAAATCATGATTCTGTAGTAGTGGATGATCAAAAGCAGGTTGCTCATAAAAATCTACGCAGTCGTATAAATCTCCATCATTGGTCTacaatcaaccaaaaaaaatgaatttatttttttgctttttttttaataaataattttgatatgcttcaaatattatgatatatatcaCCTTTATAGTCTTGATAGCTGGCTTATTTATAAGTTTTAATTGCCTCTCCAATTCTAAATCTTCAACCTCAGATAGGCTTTGTCTTGCTTCAATTTTGGCATAGCTCAACAATAGTGAAATTGCAACAACAATTTGTAATATCTacaatttgagaaataataatttagcaacattatgttaaatttttttgcCTTATGTTAAATTTTTGGTCTAATAATATAAATCCTTTGCCGTTAGGAAAAAAAGTCTTGTTTCCCCTTGACCCCTAATGGAGTTTCAACTCGGGGataattttaa
This genomic stretch from Solanum stenotomum isolate F172 chromosome 10, ASM1918654v1, whole genome shotgun sequence harbors:
- the LOC125843204 gene encoding uncharacterized protein LOC125843204 yields the protein MEMIYFHFASNFNTTMSNQILQIVVAISLLLSYAKIEARQSLSEVEDLELERQLKLINKPAIKTIKTNDGDLYDCVDFYEQPAFDHPLLQNHDFHPEMKPTLSKSRIDAKASIFERPSKIGLEGNGCPSGTVPIKRVTKEDLIQHQHMQCMDKSHRNGHGNNITNSKASISLDDVNPYQYAETQIPSSDRNIILGGGMITTIHAPINVQKDQFSGARVRLEAGLSDAIEVGWIVHPTLNGDNKPRLYAKFEAGSAGCFNTLCSGFVLVDTNIPLGMPLVPSRIGGPVSSQLMYLEQDTTSGNWWVMLGEDYKQVGFWPKSIFTTLQAHALSAQYGGITYSPQGLPFPPMGSGLFPNKNLLENAYFRKCTFMYVVDDKVVTYSLDHIGTNQFESSTNLYKVQDFIDQGDVLGHLIVYGGPGDKH